In Bremerella alba, one DNA window encodes the following:
- a CDS encoding WecB/TagA/CpsF family glycosyltransferase, which yields MNSDRIEMFGIEIDSLRMTGAVDRLTTWLHADTDAACRFVVTPNVDHTVLLQTSDPLRDAYGDADLVLADGWPVVFASRLFGKPLPERVTGSDLIPALFRAAEKTTPLKTFLLGAAPGVAQRAAVNVHKQFPNVQIVGTYSPPLGFENDPEENQQILERIADAQPQLLVIGLGAPKQELWIHKVRHQVAAKVAVCAGATIDFLAGEKNRAPQWMQRTGLEWAYRIGTDPKRLAKRYAKDAVVFPRILWNEWTKPGLSRPDFSK from the coding sequence ATGAATTCTGACCGCATTGAGATGTTTGGTATCGAAATCGATTCGCTCCGCATGACCGGTGCCGTCGATCGTCTGACAACTTGGCTGCATGCCGATACCGATGCCGCGTGCCGCTTTGTCGTCACGCCCAATGTCGATCACACCGTCTTGCTGCAAACCAGCGATCCCCTGCGCGATGCCTACGGCGACGCCGACCTGGTGTTGGCCGATGGATGGCCGGTCGTGTTTGCTTCACGATTGTTTGGCAAACCGCTTCCTGAACGGGTCACCGGCAGCGACTTGATCCCCGCGTTGTTTCGTGCCGCAGAGAAGACGACTCCTCTGAAGACATTCTTATTGGGTGCCGCTCCGGGGGTGGCTCAACGAGCTGCAGTCAACGTCCACAAGCAGTTTCCCAACGTGCAGATCGTGGGGACGTATAGTCCGCCGCTCGGTTTCGAGAACGATCCGGAAGAAAACCAACAAATCTTGGAACGCATCGCAGATGCCCAGCCGCAGTTGCTGGTGATTGGCCTGGGGGCTCCTAAACAAGAGCTATGGATCCATAAGGTCCGCCACCAAGTGGCCGCCAAAGTGGCCGTATGTGCTGGGGCAACCATCGATTTCCTTGCTGGCGAAAAAAACCGTGCCCCACAGTGGATGCAGCGTACTGGGCTAGAATGGGCCTACCGCATTGGCACCGATCCTAAGCGTCTGGCCAAGCGATATGCCAAGGACGCGGTGGTCTTCCCGCGCATCCTCTGGAACGAGTGGACCAAGCCGGGTCTGAGTCGCCCCGACTTTTCCAAATAG
- a CDS encoding sulfatase-like hydrolase/transferase: MRRALVLVVDGWGAGFLGCYGNSWLDTPALDQWACQSLLFEQCLSECPAPLDLYPHLFEGSHPVGPVQPNGLMSALADADIPVHLLSDDPSLLALRDTTRLTSVETFPKVADVAAASPEETTLARFAGVLLDWLEEPAREEIIWAHARGMLGPWDAPYCFREDLADEEDPAPPTMVHPPFERENREFDSDHVLGITQAYAGQVTVLDMLLGELLATIEELPEEEQPLVVLTSSGGYPLGLHGQIGRDDHSTVRLYSDTLHVPLLIRQPGGKDGLARCQGLARLGDILPTIVQAFGLETASPEGLNLLEVRLDEEREFVLCGQADQRCFRCDYWSLRYHLPDLETPVDEIDVQQIATELFVKPDDRWDVNNIADRCKNIAEVGLQTALAIEHAYRNDLPLPKIPEALRTVVD; the protein is encoded by the coding sequence GTGCGTCGCGCGCTGGTATTGGTTGTCGATGGTTGGGGAGCCGGGTTTCTCGGTTGCTATGGGAATTCGTGGCTCGATACGCCGGCGCTCGATCAATGGGCATGTCAGTCGCTACTGTTCGAGCAGTGCCTGTCGGAGTGCCCTGCCCCGTTAGACCTGTATCCGCACCTGTTTGAAGGTTCGCATCCGGTCGGTCCGGTTCAGCCGAACGGCCTGATGAGTGCTTTAGCCGACGCCGACATTCCGGTGCATCTGCTGTCGGACGACCCAAGCCTACTGGCGCTGCGTGACACGACACGCCTCACTTCGGTCGAAACGTTTCCTAAGGTTGCTGACGTTGCGGCTGCTTCTCCAGAAGAAACGACGCTCGCCCGCTTTGCCGGTGTGCTTTTAGACTGGCTCGAAGAACCGGCCCGCGAGGAAATCATTTGGGCGCATGCCCGGGGGATGCTCGGCCCGTGGGATGCCCCGTATTGCTTTCGCGAAGATCTCGCCGACGAAGAGGACCCTGCCCCACCGACCATGGTGCATCCTCCCTTCGAGCGCGAGAACCGCGAGTTCGATTCCGACCACGTCCTGGGCATCACGCAGGCCTACGCCGGTCAGGTCACGGTGCTCGACATGCTGCTGGGCGAACTGCTGGCAACCATCGAGGAACTGCCAGAAGAAGAACAACCGCTTGTCGTGCTGACCTCGTCCGGCGGGTACCCTTTAGGCCTACACGGACAAATCGGACGTGACGACCATTCGACCGTACGGCTTTATAGCGATACGCTGCACGTCCCTCTTTTGATTCGCCAGCCGGGCGGGAAAGATGGCCTGGCCCGCTGTCAGGGCTTGGCACGGCTGGGGGACATACTACCGACGATTGTCCAGGCCTTCGGCCTTGAAACCGCCTCGCCGGAAGGCCTCAACCTGCTGGAAGTACGCTTGGATGAAGAACGCGAGTTCGTCCTGTGCGGACAGGCCGATCAACGTTGCTTCCGCTGCGACTACTGGAGCCTGCGGTATCACCTGCCGGATTTAGAGACGCCGGTCGATGAAATCGACGTGCAGCAGATTGCGACCGAACTGTTCGTCAAACCGGACGACCGCTGGGATGTGAACAACATCGCCGACCGCTGTAAGAATATCGCGGAAGTAGGTCTTCAAACGGCGTTGGCCATCGAACACGCCTACCGAAACGATCTGCCGCTTCCCAAGATCCCCGAAGCACTTCGCACGGTTGTCGACTAA
- a CDS encoding family 10 glycosylhydrolase: MLERLVQGSPGRQHSDRLRQYAKWKFALRLASFCALLTALLVPTRSHAQTNAPVETIRSTLRIAWGGSSEKRWRGNISLTAGKIRLVHLLGMEADEARAVQPARGRIEINHLTPRIYDGFDVQIEAPPGAQLTIQLAGNPTEQIAPISIPVTSLLQQPYQAALDEQGSRILVQRAPGDIIRAELYRDHLVFSPKESLRASITGYRTQFPTGTTVETLVRLRPARSGRSVWEKKFTSTVDAQGKIDLGEAVEVEMPADEGVYELAITMTEQRLSSLVFSSKPTHQRVLQFVVIDPELEYVPSTDEPRLLASFDPTQADWWPRLSKLASYNPWTKSKTSELHNNLTKTIDHNDRKWQQLQPSGWHAYPLPIESIGSPLVVEVEYPTDLAQSLGISIVEPDAAGMITPIGIDSGVEVSPPQPGDKPGEAKHRLVFWPRTNTPMLLLTCRDAENPSTFGRISVLAGRPVMSEGEDDPPTAVTSSDDDRLAIAFWDKPLFAKGFGAPEDLNAASNRSLEDWLTFLEGSNRVVEHMKRVGFNAACVSVMSEGGALYPSPHFRSTPKFDKGLFFDDGRDPFKKDVAELLFRQFDRANLRLIPAMELNAPIVRLEEARMDSADPNYAASLNHLGEPAMDPLGTSVGEGAYYNPLNEDVQQAISDLVLDFVSRYGHHPSFAGLSLNLDCDGFALLPGPQWGMDENTLLLFAQTLPPVQQQVFANLPPDVKTRNNWVLEEQWQEWLKWRGQRMFQLHARLATILRSSNSNAVLYLNTAGCFHGSHAKQRLMPELPRTVTTTDVLLELGIDAKRYKSHPNIALLETNFVRPKGNQERARWYAHYQAAREEEVSYVDEDNRSVLHFHVPDTLHVAGFDQAKPFGRDGTFTWIASQFSGSGAEVRRPLVEHLAQEDDLSIFYGGWMVPMGQDQQLHDFLSVYKLLPRGNYHRLNVPQSQPLVIRKLSTGSETTLYFVNPTPWDLNASLTVQLPGNGVITPLASSQISRGPQPKGESQWSVTIPAYGLIACKVNVYDVAITGAKVYLPTGVMRTMREKLDALALRLRSIRSMPPVAILSNGNFEQPSTSGEIPGWTIGNQPGTTLGLEKVKVYEGLQSLRMQSNGQVVWARSEEIEVPDSRRMLLKMHLMNDGRNIQPNLRIVVDGYIGSQNVYRPVSVGSGTPFPLQSEWSEFAYPVLDLPPGLSRAKIGFDMMGEGNVLVDRIEVYDVAFRDIEINQLNKLVTLAYAKYQQADVGDCHRLLGSYWVKFLERHVPISPALAQQLEQTRAASMAQKNAPKEEMKSKTWLETFRSYTPRLPRFQ, from the coding sequence ATGCTGGAACGACTGGTACAGGGAAGTCCCGGCCGACAGCACTCCGATCGTCTGCGCCAATACGCGAAATGGAAGTTCGCGCTGCGGCTTGCGTCGTTCTGTGCGTTGCTGACTGCGCTGTTGGTACCGACCAGATCGCACGCTCAAACCAACGCGCCGGTCGAAACGATCCGCAGCACCTTGCGAATTGCCTGGGGCGGATCTTCCGAAAAACGGTGGCGTGGAAACATCTCGTTGACCGCCGGCAAGATTCGCCTGGTCCATTTACTCGGGATGGAAGCGGACGAAGCCAGGGCCGTGCAACCGGCCCGTGGGCGAATCGAGATCAATCATCTCACCCCGCGTATCTACGACGGCTTCGATGTTCAGATCGAAGCACCCCCGGGGGCGCAGCTGACAATCCAACTCGCAGGGAATCCCACCGAACAGATCGCACCGATTTCCATTCCGGTGACTTCCCTGCTACAGCAACCCTATCAGGCCGCGCTCGACGAGCAGGGCTCGCGGATCTTAGTGCAGCGTGCTCCCGGAGATATTATCCGAGCCGAACTGTATCGCGATCACCTGGTTTTCTCGCCGAAAGAATCGTTGCGAGCGAGCATTACCGGCTATCGAACCCAGTTCCCCACCGGGACGACGGTCGAGACCTTGGTTCGTCTCCGCCCGGCGCGTTCCGGTCGATCGGTCTGGGAAAAGAAGTTCACCAGTACGGTCGATGCCCAAGGAAAGATCGACCTGGGGGAAGCGGTCGAAGTCGAGATGCCCGCCGATGAAGGCGTCTACGAACTGGCCATCACAATGACCGAGCAGCGACTGAGCAGCTTGGTGTTTTCTTCCAAGCCGACGCACCAGCGGGTGCTGCAGTTTGTGGTCATCGATCCGGAACTGGAATATGTTCCCAGTACCGACGAGCCCCGCTTGCTGGCATCCTTCGACCCGACTCAGGCCGACTGGTGGCCCAGGCTCTCGAAGCTGGCCTCTTACAATCCGTGGACGAAGTCGAAGACATCCGAGCTGCATAACAATCTGACAAAGACCATCGATCATAACGATCGCAAGTGGCAGCAGTTGCAGCCCAGTGGGTGGCATGCTTATCCCTTGCCGATCGAGTCGATAGGTTCGCCGTTGGTGGTCGAGGTCGAGTATCCTACCGATCTGGCACAAAGCCTGGGCATCAGCATTGTCGAGCCGGACGCGGCAGGCATGATCACCCCCATCGGTATTGATTCAGGCGTCGAAGTTTCCCCGCCGCAGCCGGGGGACAAGCCTGGTGAGGCAAAGCATCGACTCGTTTTCTGGCCACGCACCAACACACCCATGCTGCTGCTGACGTGCCGCGATGCCGAAAACCCCTCGACCTTTGGCCGCATCAGCGTCTTGGCAGGTCGACCGGTGATGTCCGAGGGCGAAGACGACCCACCGACCGCCGTTACTTCATCTGACGACGATCGTCTGGCCATCGCCTTTTGGGACAAACCACTGTTCGCCAAAGGCTTCGGTGCCCCGGAAGATTTGAATGCGGCCTCGAATCGTTCGCTAGAAGACTGGCTCACGTTCTTGGAAGGAAGCAACCGCGTTGTCGAACACATGAAGCGGGTTGGTTTCAATGCCGCATGCGTCAGCGTGATGAGTGAAGGTGGGGCCCTGTACCCGAGTCCTCATTTCCGTTCGACGCCCAAGTTTGATAAGGGACTGTTCTTTGATGACGGCCGCGATCCGTTCAAGAAGGATGTGGCCGAACTGCTGTTCCGACAATTCGATCGAGCCAATTTGCGACTCATTCCGGCGATGGAATTGAATGCACCGATCGTCCGTCTGGAAGAAGCCCGGATGGATTCCGCCGACCCGAACTATGCCGCATCGCTGAATCACCTCGGCGAGCCGGCCATGGACCCGCTGGGTACGTCGGTCGGTGAAGGGGCTTACTACAATCCTTTGAACGAAGATGTGCAGCAGGCCATCAGTGACCTGGTGCTCGACTTCGTCTCTCGATATGGCCATCACCCATCGTTTGCTGGGCTGTCGTTGAACTTGGATTGCGATGGATTCGCATTGCTGCCGGGCCCACAATGGGGCATGGACGAGAACACGCTGCTGCTGTTCGCTCAGACGTTGCCGCCGGTCCAGCAGCAGGTCTTCGCGAATCTTCCACCCGATGTGAAGACTCGCAATAACTGGGTTTTAGAAGAGCAATGGCAAGAGTGGCTCAAATGGCGCGGTCAGCGGATGTTTCAATTGCATGCCCGCCTGGCTACCATCTTGCGAAGCTCGAACTCGAATGCCGTGTTGTACTTGAATACTGCTGGCTGCTTTCATGGATCGCATGCCAAGCAGCGACTGATGCCAGAGCTTCCACGCACGGTCACGACGACTGACGTTCTGCTGGAACTGGGGATCGATGCCAAACGTTACAAATCTCATCCCAATATCGCCCTGCTGGAAACCAATTTCGTTCGCCCCAAAGGGAACCAAGAGCGAGCACGTTGGTACGCCCACTATCAGGCCGCCCGAGAAGAAGAGGTTTCCTACGTCGACGAAGACAACCGCAGTGTGTTGCATTTTCATGTGCCAGATACGCTGCACGTGGCAGGCTTCGATCAAGCCAAGCCGTTTGGTCGTGACGGAACGTTTACCTGGATCGCTTCGCAGTTTTCTGGCAGCGGTGCCGAAGTGCGGCGTCCGCTGGTCGAGCATTTGGCGCAGGAAGACGACCTCTCGATCTTCTATGGCGGGTGGATGGTGCCGATGGGGCAGGACCAACAATTGCACGACTTTTTGTCGGTCTATAAGCTGTTGCCGCGTGGTAATTACCACCGACTGAACGTGCCGCAATCGCAGCCCTTGGTCATCCGCAAGTTATCGACAGGTAGTGAAACGACGCTTTACTTTGTCAATCCAACACCGTGGGATTTGAATGCATCTCTCACGGTGCAGCTTCCCGGCAACGGAGTGATTACTCCGCTGGCGTCCAGTCAAATCTCTCGCGGACCGCAGCCTAAGGGAGAAAGCCAATGGAGCGTCACCATCCCTGCTTACGGGCTGATTGCCTGTAAGGTCAACGTCTACGATGTCGCCATCACCGGAGCGAAGGTATACCTGCCTACCGGCGTGATGCGGACGATGCGAGAGAAGCTGGATGCGTTAGCACTGCGTCTGCGAAGCATTCGATCAATGCCTCCGGTCGCGATCCTTTCCAATGGCAACTTCGAGCAGCCATCGACCAGCGGCGAGATCCCCGGTTGGACGATCGGCAATCAGCCTGGCACCACGCTGGGGCTCGAGAAGGTGAAGGTCTACGAAGGACTTCAGTCGCTGCGAATGCAAAGTAACGGCCAGGTCGTCTGGGCGCGGAGCGAGGAAATCGAAGTCCCTGACAGCCGGCGGATGTTGCTCAAGATGCACCTTATGAATGACGGTCGCAACATTCAGCCTAACCTGCGGATCGTTGTCGATGGTTACATTGGCAGTCAGAATGTTTACCGCCCTGTGTCGGTCGGGTCGGGTACTCCGTTTCCGCTGCAATCGGAATGGAGCGAGTTCGCCTATCCGGTGCTCGATTTGCCGCCGGGACTAAGCCGCGCTAAGATCGGCTTCGATATGATGGGCGAAGGCAATGTTCTGGTCGATCGGATCGAAGTCTACGATGTCGCGTTCCGTGACATTGAAATCAACCAGCTCAATAAGTTGGTTACGCTTGCCTATGCCAAGTACCAACAAGCGGACGTCGGAGATTGCCATCGCCTGCTGGGTAGCTACTGGGTGAAGTTCCTCGAGCGGCATGTCCCCATTTCGCCGGCACTGGCACAGCAACTCGAACAAACGCGAGCGGCATCGATGGCGCAGAAGAATGCTCCTAAGGAAGAGATGAAGTCCAAGACCTGGCTCGAAACCTTCCGCAGCTATACGCCCCGGCTGCCACGCTTCCAGTAA
- a CDS encoding DUF1559 domain-containing protein has product MQKKSGFTLVELLVVIAIIGVLIALLLPAVQQAREAARRMQCTNQQKQLGLALHNYHDTFGSFPPAAVWLGTGTTAPESGRDGDWGATWALMLLPFIEQNNLHSQYDFGVIARNGNATSGNNQVTRERPDAFVCPSHPEVTGRLTQDFNGFSKVNYGVSLGAGRQLRRADFNNGDRKGAFSVVEQYGAKFRDMTDGTSNSVILSEIFNVNSGGDDRGAWGWTTGATFNGRNGSNILTPNDSQQYDSSHYSFNSTSQTIYGMNSNPDSLDGCVAARSFHPGGVIMCLGDASCQFVAETIDETIYVNALAIADGNPTQLP; this is encoded by the coding sequence ATGCAGAAGAAATCTGGCTTTACGCTTGTCGAACTCTTAGTGGTGATTGCCATTATTGGCGTGTTGATCGCCTTGCTGCTGCCGGCCGTGCAACAGGCCCGTGAAGCAGCTCGACGTATGCAGTGCACCAATCAACAGAAGCAATTGGGTCTCGCCCTGCACAATTATCACGACACCTTTGGCAGTTTCCCGCCAGCAGCTGTTTGGCTTGGAACCGGCACAACCGCGCCTGAAAGTGGTCGCGATGGCGACTGGGGTGCAACCTGGGCGCTGATGCTGCTTCCCTTTATCGAGCAAAATAATCTGCATTCGCAGTACGACTTCGGCGTGATCGCTCGTAACGGCAACGCAACCAGCGGCAACAATCAGGTCACGCGAGAACGCCCCGACGCGTTCGTCTGCCCGAGCCATCCCGAAGTCACCGGTCGACTCACTCAAGACTTCAACGGCTTTTCTAAGGTCAACTATGGCGTGAGCCTCGGAGCTGGCCGACAGCTGCGACGCGCTGATTTCAACAACGGCGATCGCAAAGGTGCGTTCAGTGTGGTCGAACAGTATGGTGCCAAATTCCGCGACATGACCGACGGAACCTCGAACTCGGTCATCCTGAGCGAGATCTTCAACGTCAATTCCGGCGGTGACGACCGTGGTGCTTGGGGTTGGACCACCGGAGCGACTTTCAACGGCCGGAATGGCTCAAACATTCTGACGCCAAACGATAGTCAGCAGTACGACTCGTCGCACTACTCGTTCAACTCGACCTCGCAAACAATCTACGGCATGAACAGCAATCCTGATTCGCTAGATGGTTGTGTTGCGGCTCGCAGCTTCCACCCAGGCGGTGTGATCATGTGCCTTGGGGACGCCAGTTGCCAGTTTGTGGCCGAGACCATCGACGAAACCATCTACGTCAATGCTCTTGCGATTGCCGATGGCAATCCAACTCAGCTTCCATAG
- a CDS encoding histidine triad nucleotide-binding protein, with translation MSEKTIFKRIIDQEIPADVVYEDDQCLAFKDIAPKAPVHVLIIPKKEIATVDDLADEDAALIGHLWIVIRNLARELGLEEGYRVIVNCKEGGGQEVPHLHYHLLGGRKMTWPPG, from the coding sequence ATGTCGGAAAAGACGATCTTCAAGCGAATCATCGACCAAGAAATTCCCGCAGACGTTGTCTACGAAGACGACCAGTGCCTGGCCTTCAAAGACATCGCCCCCAAAGCCCCTGTGCATGTGCTGATCATCCCCAAAAAGGAGATCGCCACCGTCGATGACCTGGCCGACGAAGACGCCGCACTGATCGGCCACCTATGGATCGTCATCCGCAACCTGGCCCGCGAGCTAGGCCTGGAAGAAGGCTACCGAGTCATCGTCAACTGCAAAGAAGGAGGCGGCCAAGAAGTACCCCATTTGCACTACCATCTGCTGGGCGGCCGAAAGATGACCTGGCCCCCGGGCTAG
- a CDS encoding cation:proton antiporter has product MSFFNIAGILVALAAAFAFINHKLLKLPTTVGLMLLAMLHAVALLLIDWIVPEAGALTAVESLVGSIDFDQTLMEGMLGYLLFAGALHVDLNDLKKQSAVIALLATIGVLATTFIVGGLTYVITGWLGIEVRFIYCLIFGSIVAPTDPIAVLGIVKSLGAPKPLETKIAGESLFNDGVGVVVFIALLGIAGLGEHGESHEDLEKKHEANHVVEPSEEDLGNRPNVDGEAPTDTPDATRQPAQPEHEHSHDVPEHIEQTETTAMDVAKLFALEAGGGLALGLVLGMLAFYLLRSIDHYATEILLSLAVVTGGYALAMKLHLSGPLAMVVAGLILGNHGRTLAMSDKTREHLDTFWELVDELLNAVLFVLIGLEVLVLSFKVPYLLAGALAIPAALLARFLSVGTVVMALKKVTGREFTPHAIKVMTWGGLRGGISVALALSLQEEIHAQQSQYDNVGELILTMTYVVVAFSILVGGLTMGPMLRRLGLAGQSKADAH; this is encoded by the coding sequence ATGAGCTTCTTCAATATTGCCGGCATTCTCGTGGCCCTTGCAGCGGCCTTTGCGTTCATCAACCACAAACTGCTCAAGTTGCCGACGACGGTAGGCTTGATGCTGTTGGCCATGCTGCATGCGGTCGCCCTGCTGCTGATTGATTGGATCGTACCAGAGGCGGGCGCGCTCACCGCGGTCGAGTCGCTCGTCGGCTCGATCGACTTCGACCAGACGCTGATGGAGGGCATGCTCGGCTACCTGCTCTTTGCCGGGGCGTTGCATGTCGACCTTAACGACCTTAAGAAACAGTCTGCAGTCATCGCTTTGCTCGCGACCATCGGCGTCCTCGCTACGACCTTCATCGTTGGCGGGCTCACCTATGTCATCACCGGGTGGCTCGGCATCGAGGTCCGCTTCATCTACTGCCTGATCTTCGGCTCGATCGTCGCCCCAACCGACCCGATCGCGGTCTTGGGCATCGTCAAGAGCCTCGGCGCACCCAAGCCGCTAGAGACCAAGATCGCAGGCGAGTCGCTGTTTAACGATGGCGTGGGCGTGGTGGTGTTTATTGCGCTCTTGGGGATCGCGGGGTTGGGTGAGCATGGGGAATCGCATGAAGACTTAGAGAAGAAGCATGAGGCGAATCACGTCGTCGAACCGAGCGAAGAAGATTTGGGCAACCGACCCAACGTCGATGGCGAGGCACCAACCGACACGCCTGACGCAACAAGGCAGCCGGCACAGCCCGAACACGAACATTCGCACGATGTTCCAGAACACATCGAGCAGACAGAGACGACAGCAATGGATGTCGCCAAGCTGTTCGCCCTTGAAGCCGGCGGCGGGCTTGCGCTGGGCTTAGTGCTGGGGATGCTCGCGTTCTATCTGTTGCGAAGCATCGATCACTACGCGACGGAGATTTTGCTTTCGCTGGCGGTGGTAACAGGCGGGTATGCCCTGGCGATGAAGCTGCACCTGTCCGGGCCATTGGCGATGGTGGTCGCAGGGTTAATCCTGGGTAACCATGGCCGAACGCTGGCGATGTCCGACAAAACACGCGAGCACCTGGACACGTTCTGGGAATTGGTGGACGAACTGCTGAACGCGGTGCTGTTTGTGCTGATCGGGCTAGAAGTATTAGTGCTCTCGTTTAAGGTTCCGTATCTGCTGGCCGGGGCCCTGGCGATCCCCGCTGCGCTGCTGGCGAGGTTCCTGTCGGTCGGCACCGTGGTGATGGCCTTGAAGAAGGTCACCGGCCGAGAATTCACGCCGCACGCGATCAAGGTCATGACCTGGGGCGGCCTGCGAGGCGGGATCAGTGTTGCCCTCGCGTTATCGCTTCAGGAGGAAATCCACGCCCAGCAATCGCAGTACGACAACGTCGGCGAACTGATCCTGACGATGACCTACGTCGTCGTCGCCTTTTCGATCCTCGTCGGCGGGCTAACCATGGGGCCGATGCTACGCCGGCTAGGACTCGCAGGGCAAAGCAAAGCAGACGCTCATTAA
- a CDS encoding arylsulfatase — protein sequence MNRFLIASVSTVVLLVTAISSSFAAERAPNIVFILADDLGYCELGSYGQQKIKTPNLDQLAKEGMRFTDFYCGNAVCAPSRCVLLTGKHGGHAYIRDNGDPGQMLPETKALGAEFPGQNPIPDEEVTIAEVLKQKGYATAAIGKWGLGHFGTTGDPNKQGFDLFYGFNCQRHAHNHYPKYLWRNREKQAQPGNDRTLHGDTYSQSQFRDVAIEFIEANSDKPFFLYLPFAVPHLSIQVPNEDLEQYADMQEDDYKHRGYLQHPKPHAGYAAMITHMDHDIGAILETIEKKGLADNTVVLFSSDNGPTYDRLGGSDSDFFASADGFKGLKGSLYEGGIRVPLIVRWPGHVKPDSVSHHLAAFYDLMPTFADIAGVKTPEGIDGTSFLPTLLGKQQKEPDYLYWEFRAYSGQQAVRMGDWKAIRQNMMRPKVAGAGKLELYNLKDDPSESKDVAAEHPAIVAQAEAAMQEAHTPSELFRIPMLDGKK from the coding sequence ATGAATCGTTTTCTGATCGCTTCCGTTTCGACGGTGGTTTTGCTTGTTACGGCTATCTCCTCAAGCTTCGCTGCCGAGCGGGCTCCGAACATCGTCTTCATCCTCGCCGACGATCTTGGCTACTGCGAACTAGGCAGCTACGGGCAACAGAAGATTAAAACGCCCAACTTAGATCAGCTGGCCAAAGAGGGCATGCGGTTTACCGACTTCTATTGTGGCAACGCCGTGTGTGCTCCTTCGCGCTGTGTGCTGCTGACCGGTAAGCATGGCGGGCACGCCTACATCCGCGACAACGGCGACCCCGGCCAGATGCTGCCAGAAACGAAAGCATTGGGTGCCGAGTTCCCCGGGCAGAATCCTATTCCGGATGAAGAAGTCACCATCGCGGAAGTGCTCAAGCAAAAGGGCTATGCCACCGCCGCGATCGGCAAGTGGGGGCTGGGTCACTTTGGCACCACCGGCGATCCCAACAAGCAAGGCTTCGACCTCTTCTATGGATTCAACTGCCAACGCCACGCCCACAATCACTACCCGAAATACTTGTGGCGCAATCGCGAGAAACAAGCACAGCCTGGCAACGACCGCACGCTGCATGGCGATACCTATTCGCAAAGCCAGTTCCGTGACGTGGCGATTGAGTTCATTGAAGCGAACTCGGATAAGCCGTTCTTCCTTTATCTTCCCTTTGCCGTTCCGCATCTCTCGATTCAGGTCCCCAACGAAGACCTGGAACAGTACGCCGACATGCAGGAAGACGACTACAAGCATCGCGGCTACTTGCAGCATCCAAAGCCACACGCTGGCTACGCGGCCATGATCACCCACATGGATCACGACATCGGGGCCATTCTCGAGACGATCGAAAAGAAGGGGCTGGCCGATAACACGGTGGTCCTGTTCAGCTCGGACAATGGACCGACGTACGACCGACTTGGTGGCAGCGACTCGGACTTCTTTGCTTCGGCCGACGGCTTTAAAGGGTTGAAGGGAAGCTTGTACGAAGGGGGCATTCGTGTGCCGCTGATCGTAAGGTGGCCTGGGCATGTGAAGCCTGACTCGGTTTCGCATCACCTGGCAGCGTTCTACGACTTGATGCCCACCTTCGCCGATATCGCCGGCGTCAAGACGCCGGAAGGAATCGACGGAACCAGCTTCCTGCCGACGCTGTTGGGTAAGCAGCAGAAAGAGCCTGACTATCTTTATTGGGAGTTCCGAGCCTACAGTGGGCAACAGGCCGTGCGTATGGGAGACTGGAAAGCGATTCGCCAAAACATGATGCGGCCCAAGGTTGCCGGTGCTGGCAAGCTTGAACTGTACAACCTGAAGGACGACCCGAGCGAATCGAAAGATGTCGCGGCCGAGCATCCGGCCATCGTGGCCCAAGCGGAAGCGGCCATGCAAGAAGCCCATACACCGTCCGAGTTGTTCCGCATTCCGATGTTGGACGGTAAGAAGTAA